The Roseimicrobium gellanilyticum genome contains a region encoding:
- a CDS encoding response regulator: protein MASQTTPSPSPKALRNQGFPVTLGLFAGLLFFLAAGFVSYRNSTFLRDDAKMVAHTHEVIVSLHTILTLMKDAETGQRGFIITGTDRYLDPYNVARSEIEGAKARTRELTRDNPRQQALLDQLVTHLDAKFAELAETIALRRSQGLEAAQAVVLTDQGKTEMQAIRNNIASMIEEEGRLRQERVTSMDGAYRVAIVSGILTTMLGVVLSSAVAYLISRAGRNLRKQEWLQNGKLGLSTAMFGEQNLSELGRSILGFLTKYVDAHAGAIFIKKQPHFERVATSGVPDGCPVPEKFQVGDGLLGKAAGEKTSIRMDNVPEGYLTVGSGLGRGLPRQLIILPAAAEDHVNTVLELGFIHSLDDLAQQFLEQSAEQIGVAVKSALYRENLQTLLEETQRQAEELQAQGEELRVSNEELEEQGRALQESQSRMELQQIEMEQTNAQLEEQTQILEHQKDELVQAKQLLENQARAVELASRYKSDFLANMSHELRTPLNSSLILAKLLAENRGGNLNEEQVKYALTIESAGNDLLALINDVLDLSKIEAGHMEIKASPVRVEDILADLHRMFEPVAGQKKVTLKMHISPDAPEVMETDAQRLVQILKNLLSNALKFTEKGTVSLDVSRATGGRLAFAVQDTGIGIAAEHQRIIFEPFHQADGTTSRKYGGTGLGLSISRELTRLLGGEMQLASTPGQGSTFTVFVPCVHTGAVITQPRTPALAENEDTPLFASGPSLAAKPRAISSPLAVRDAFPRVPDDRERLDGSGRVILTVEDDVHFARIISDLAHEMHFQCLICTTAEEALNLARQYLPSAVVLDIGLPDNSGLFVLERMKGDARTRHIPVHVVSGTDYAQTALALGAVGYMLKPVKREQLVEAFQKLETRLTQKLRRVLVVEDDAVQADALQKLLGSREVETVCASTAAKCLELLKSTTFDCMVLDLSLPDASGFSLLETLSSEEAYAFPPVIVYTGRELNADEEQQLRRYSKSIIIKGAKSPERLLDEVTLFLHQVVANLPPEQQRVLEKSPNRDAALEGRRILIAEDDVRNVFALTSLLEGRGVKLQITRNGREAIAALEKGDPPVDLVLMDIMMPEMDGLTAMREIRKRPEWKKLPIIALTAKAMKDDQERCIAAGANDYLAKPLDVEKLLSLIRVWMPR from the coding sequence ATGGCCAGTCAGACCACTCCCTCTCCCAGCCCCAAAGCCCTGCGTAATCAAGGATTCCCAGTCACATTAGGCCTCTTCGCCGGGCTGCTCTTCTTTCTGGCTGCTGGATTCGTTTCTTATCGCAATTCCACCTTCCTGCGCGACGACGCGAAGATGGTGGCTCACACCCACGAGGTGATTGTCTCGCTTCACACCATCCTCACACTCATGAAGGATGCCGAGACGGGGCAGCGGGGATTCATCATCACTGGCACGGACAGGTACCTCGACCCCTACAATGTGGCGCGCTCGGAGATTGAGGGGGCGAAGGCACGGACTCGCGAACTCACCCGGGACAACCCGAGGCAACAGGCCCTGCTGGATCAACTGGTCACGCATCTGGATGCGAAGTTCGCGGAGCTTGCGGAAACCATTGCGCTGCGCCGCTCCCAAGGTCTCGAGGCCGCGCAGGCCGTGGTGCTGACGGACCAGGGCAAGACGGAAATGCAGGCCATCCGCAACAACATCGCCAGCATGATTGAGGAGGAGGGACGGTTGCGCCAGGAGCGCGTCACCTCGATGGATGGCGCCTACCGGGTCGCGATTGTGAGTGGCATCCTTACCACCATGCTGGGCGTGGTACTCTCCAGCGCGGTGGCTTACCTCATCAGTCGTGCTGGAAGGAACCTGCGGAAACAGGAGTGGCTGCAGAACGGAAAGCTCGGTCTGTCGACGGCGATGTTTGGCGAGCAGAACCTGTCTGAGCTCGGTCGCAGCATTCTCGGGTTTCTCACGAAGTATGTGGATGCCCACGCGGGCGCGATCTTCATCAAGAAGCAGCCGCATTTCGAGCGTGTCGCTACGAGCGGCGTGCCAGATGGCTGTCCGGTGCCGGAGAAGTTTCAAGTGGGAGATGGTCTGCTTGGGAAGGCTGCAGGGGAGAAGACATCGATTCGCATGGACAATGTGCCCGAGGGTTACCTCACCGTGGGCTCCGGATTGGGCAGGGGACTGCCACGCCAGCTCATCATCCTGCCTGCGGCCGCTGAGGACCACGTGAACACCGTGCTGGAGCTCGGCTTCATCCACTCGCTCGATGATCTTGCCCAGCAATTCCTGGAGCAGAGTGCGGAACAAATTGGCGTAGCCGTGAAGTCCGCACTGTACCGGGAGAATCTCCAGACACTGTTGGAAGAAACCCAGCGGCAGGCGGAGGAGCTGCAGGCGCAGGGCGAGGAACTGCGAGTCTCCAATGAAGAGCTGGAGGAACAGGGGCGCGCCCTGCAGGAGTCGCAGTCGCGCATGGAACTGCAGCAAATCGAGATGGAGCAGACGAATGCCCAGCTCGAAGAGCAGACCCAAATCCTGGAGCACCAGAAGGACGAATTGGTGCAGGCCAAGCAACTGCTGGAGAATCAAGCCCGCGCGGTGGAGCTGGCCAGCCGCTACAAGTCGGACTTCCTGGCAAACATGTCCCATGAGCTGCGCACGCCGCTGAACTCCTCCCTCATCCTGGCGAAGCTGCTGGCCGAGAATCGCGGTGGCAATCTGAATGAAGAGCAGGTGAAGTACGCGCTCACCATTGAGTCTGCCGGCAACGACCTGCTGGCCCTCATCAATGACGTGCTGGACCTTTCCAAGATTGAAGCCGGGCACATGGAGATCAAGGCATCGCCTGTGCGCGTGGAGGACATCCTCGCTGACCTGCATCGCATGTTTGAACCGGTGGCGGGCCAGAAGAAGGTCACGCTGAAGATGCACATTTCCCCGGATGCTCCCGAGGTGATGGAGACGGATGCGCAGCGACTGGTGCAGATTTTGAAGAACCTGCTCTCCAACGCACTGAAGTTTACGGAGAAAGGCACGGTGTCGCTTGATGTGAGCCGTGCCACAGGAGGGAGGCTGGCTTTCGCTGTGCAGGACACCGGCATCGGCATCGCGGCGGAGCATCAGCGCATCATCTTTGAGCCGTTCCACCAGGCGGATGGCACCACGAGTCGCAAGTATGGCGGCACGGGACTGGGACTTTCCATTTCACGTGAGCTCACGCGCCTGCTCGGTGGCGAGATGCAGCTTGCGAGCACACCGGGGCAGGGTAGCACCTTTACGGTGTTCGTGCCTTGTGTGCACACGGGTGCGGTCATTACCCAGCCTCGCACCCCGGCACTGGCAGAGAATGAAGATACGCCCTTGTTCGCCTCAGGCCCGTCATTGGCTGCGAAGCCCAGGGCCATTTCCTCTCCCTTGGCGGTGCGTGATGCGTTTCCACGAGTGCCTGATGATCGCGAAAGGCTCGATGGCAGTGGGCGCGTGATTCTCACCGTGGAGGATGACGTTCATTTTGCCCGTATCATCTCCGACCTCGCGCATGAGATGCATTTCCAGTGTCTCATCTGTACCACTGCGGAGGAGGCGCTCAATCTCGCCCGTCAATACCTGCCAAGCGCCGTGGTGCTGGACATCGGCCTGCCGGACAACTCGGGTCTCTTCGTGTTGGAACGCATGAAGGGCGACGCGCGCACCCGCCATATCCCTGTGCACGTGGTCTCCGGCACGGACTACGCGCAGACGGCCCTCGCTCTCGGAGCCGTCGGTTATATGCTGAAGCCGGTGAAGCGTGAGCAACTGGTTGAAGCCTTCCAGAAGCTCGAAACCCGGCTCACACAAAAGCTGCGGCGCGTGCTCGTGGTGGAAGATGATGCCGTGCAGGCAGATGCGCTGCAGAAGCTGCTGGGCTCGCGCGAGGTGGAGACGGTCTGTGCCTCCACGGCAGCGAAGTGCCTGGAGTTGCTCAAGTCCACCACCTTCGACTGCATGGTGCTGGACCTCAGTCTCCCTGATGCGTCCGGATTCTCCCTGCTGGAGACGCTCAGCTCGGAAGAGGCCTATGCCTTCCCGCCAGTCATTGTCTACACCGGCCGCGAGCTTAATGCGGATGAAGAGCAGCAACTGCGGCGCTACTCGAAATCCATCATCATCAAAGGCGCGAAATCACCCGAGCGCCTGCTGGATGAAGTCACGCTCTTCCTGCACCAGGTGGTGGCGAATCTGCCACCGGAACAGCAGCGCGTGCTGGAGAAGTCCCCCAACCGCGATGCTGCCCTGGAAGGCCGCCGTATTCTTATCGCCGAGGATGATGTGAGAAACGTCTTTGCTCTCACCAGTCTTCTGGAGGGCCGCGGAGTGAAGTTGCAAATCACGCGCAACGGGCGCGAGGCCATCGCCGCGCTGGAGAAGGGGGACCCACCGGTGGACCTTGTGCTCATGGACATCATGATGCCCGAGATGGATGGTCTCACTGCCATGCGAGAAATCCGCAAGCGCCCTGAGTGGAAGAAGCTGCCCATCATCGCCCTCACTGCGAAAGCCATGAAGGACGACCAGGAGCGCTGCATCGCCGCCGGCGCGAATGACTACCTCGCCAAGCCGCTCGACGTAGAAAAACTCCTTTCCCTCATCCGCGTCTGGATGCCCCGATGA
- a CDS encoding CheR family methyltransferase has translation MKSAGAEIEALELRLLLEAIHEKSRYDFRGYSFASLKRRLGQARDRFSCASFSELQHRVLHDPKFVPLLLPYLTVQVSELFRDPSYFLALRTQVLPHLRTYPSLKVWVAGCSAGEELYSLAILFREEGLESRTIFYATDINTEALKRAEAGIYEIERIALFSENYRKAGGRTSLSDYYTAAYGSAKFDQTLRHRTVFSDHSLVSDSVFAEMHLVSCRNVLIYFNRELQDRAVGLFKDSLVRRGFLGIGAKESLRFNKEAEAFSEYCRPERIYQRT, from the coding sequence ATGAAAAGTGCCGGTGCTGAGATCGAAGCTCTCGAGCTGCGCCTTCTGCTGGAGGCGATTCATGAAAAGTCGCGGTATGATTTCCGCGGCTACTCGTTCGCATCCCTCAAGCGGAGGCTGGGGCAGGCGCGTGATCGTTTCAGTTGCGCCAGCTTCTCCGAGTTGCAGCACCGTGTGCTGCATGACCCCAAGTTCGTGCCCCTGCTGCTGCCCTATCTCACGGTGCAGGTGAGCGAGCTCTTCCGCGACCCCTCGTACTTCCTCGCGCTACGGACGCAGGTGCTGCCGCATCTGCGCACCTATCCCTCGCTGAAAGTGTGGGTGGCGGGATGCAGCGCAGGTGAGGAACTCTATTCCCTCGCGATTCTCTTCCGTGAAGAGGGGCTGGAGAGTCGCACCATCTTCTATGCCACGGATATCAACACCGAGGCGCTGAAGCGTGCCGAGGCTGGCATCTACGAGATTGAGCGCATCGCGCTCTTCAGCGAGAACTACCGGAAGGCAGGCGGCAGGACCTCGCTCTCGGATTACTACACTGCCGCGTACGGCAGCGCGAAGTTTGACCAGACACTGCGGCACCGCACGGTCTTTTCCGACCACAGCCTGGTATCCGACTCCGTTTTTGCGGAGATGCATCTCGTGTCCTGCCGGAATGTGCTCATCTACTTCAACCGTGAGTTGCAGGACCGGGCCGTGGGTCTGTTCAAGGATTCCCTCGTGCGCCGTGGATTCCTGGGCATCGGGGCGAAGGAGAGCCTTCGTTTCAACAAGGAGGCGGAAGCATTCTCCGAATACTGCCGCCCGGAGCGAATCTACCAGAGGACATGA